From the genome of Flavobacterium luteolum, one region includes:
- a CDS encoding glycerophosphodiester phosphodiesterase family protein: protein MNKLKIFSSACLIAFSFCNAQKNAIVAHRGAWKKNNLPENSIASLRHAIDLKLPGSEFDVWRTADDSLVINHDAHYNKLLIEETNYADLIKFKLSNGEKLPTLHEYISEGMRNNKHTLLVCEIKPSEISKERGQKTGVAAVETIKKLKADKNTCYISFDYDILKKIREIDSKTSLQYLEGNKSPKEVKADKINGVDYHYSVFQKHPEWIQEAKDNKIILNAWTVNDAKDMDWIIAHKFNYITTNEPELLKERKEVKN, encoded by the coding sequence ATGAATAAATTAAAAATATTTAGTTCAGCATGCCTTATTGCTTTTTCATTTTGTAATGCACAAAAGAATGCCATTGTAGCGCATCGAGGTGCATGGAAAAAAAACAATCTACCTGAAAATTCTATTGCATCTTTAAGACATGCAATCGATTTAAAATTGCCAGGTTCAGAATTTGATGTTTGGAGAACGGCAGACGATTCACTTGTAATCAATCACGATGCACATTATAACAAACTGCTTATTGAAGAAACGAATTATGCAGATTTGATAAAATTTAAACTTTCAAACGGAGAAAAGCTTCCAACACTTCATGAGTACATTTCAGAAGGAATGAGAAATAACAAGCACACACTTTTGGTTTGCGAAATCAAGCCTTCAGAAATCAGTAAAGAAAGAGGACAAAAAACGGGTGTAGCAGCAGTCGAAACCATTAAAAAATTAAAAGCCGATAAAAATACCTGCTACATCAGTTTTGATTATGATATTCTAAAGAAAATTAGAGAAATAGATTCTAAGACGTCTTTACAATATTTAGAAGGAAATAAATCTCCAAAAGAAGTCAAAGCAGATAAAATCAATGGTGTAGATTATCATTATTCAGTCTTTCAAAAGCATCCAGAATGGATTCAGGAAGCTAAAGACAATAAGATTATTCTAAATGCTTGGACTGTCAATGACGCAAAAGATATGGATTGGATTATAGCTCATAAATTCAATTACATCACCACAAATGAACCTGAACTTTTAAAGGAAAGAAAAGAGGTTAAAAACTAA
- a CDS encoding M20/M25/M40 family metallo-hydrolase yields MKKTILLTALVLNGLTSFAQTNDEKNIKLFYKKALTEAKCYTWLEYLSNDIGARLSGSKGAEQAVEYTKSQLESLGLDKVYLQEVMVPHWVRGEKETAYILDGKVKTTVPICALGGSVATPKTGLTAEIIEVQGIKELNELGADKVKGKIVFYNRPMNPENIETFTSYGACVDQRYAGAKEAAKLGAVGTIVRSMNLRLDDFPHTGAQSYGDLPKAQYIPTAAISTNGAELLSKSLKANPALKFYFKQSCETLPDALSYNVIGELTGTVTPENIMVVGGHLDSWDLADGSHDDGAGVVQSMEVIRILKNLNYKPKNTIRVVLFMNEENGGKGGAKYEEVSKQNKENHIFALESDSGGFSPRGFSIEADDVNLKKIQGYKDLFEPYLVHSFTIGHAGSDINHLTSQAIVKAGLKPDSQRYFDYHHAANDKFDAINKRELELGAATMTTLMYLLDQNGIETKKAN; encoded by the coding sequence ATGAAAAAAACGATTCTTTTAACTGCTTTAGTTTTAAACGGATTGACATCTTTTGCACAGACAAATGATGAAAAAAACATTAAATTATTTTACAAAAAAGCTTTAACCGAAGCAAAATGCTACACGTGGCTAGAATACTTGTCAAATGATATTGGCGCTCGTTTGTCTGGATCTAAAGGAGCAGAACAAGCTGTTGAGTACACTAAAAGCCAATTAGAAAGTTTAGGACTTGATAAAGTATATTTGCAAGAAGTTATGGTGCCACATTGGGTTCGTGGCGAAAAAGAAACAGCTTATATTCTGGATGGAAAAGTAAAAACCACTGTACCAATTTGTGCATTAGGAGGTTCAGTAGCAACTCCAAAAACGGGTCTTACAGCAGAAATAATCGAAGTTCAAGGAATAAAAGAATTGAACGAACTTGGAGCTGATAAAGTAAAAGGTAAAATTGTTTTCTACAATAGACCGATGAACCCTGAAAACATTGAAACCTTTACTTCTTACGGAGCTTGCGTTGATCAAAGATATGCAGGAGCAAAAGAAGCTGCAAAATTAGGAGCAGTAGGAACAATTGTTCGTTCTATGAATTTAAGATTAGACGATTTTCCTCATACAGGAGCTCAAAGTTATGGTGACTTGCCAAAGGCGCAATATATTCCAACTGCGGCAATCAGTACAAATGGAGCTGAATTGTTAAGTAAATCTTTAAAAGCAAATCCTGCTTTAAAATTTTATTTCAAACAATCTTGTGAAACTTTACCAGATGCGTTGTCATATAATGTAATTGGTGAATTGACAGGAACGGTGACTCCAGAAAACATTATGGTTGTTGGAGGGCATTTAGATTCTTGGGATTTAGCAGATGGTTCTCACGATGATGGAGCAGGAGTAGTGCAAAGTATGGAAGTAATCCGTATTTTGAAAAACTTAAATTATAAACCTAAAAATACCATTCGTGTTGTATTGTTTATGAACGAAGAAAACGGCGGAAAAGGTGGTGCTAAATACGAAGAAGTTTCAAAACAAAACAAAGAGAATCATATTTTTGCTTTAGAAAGTGATTCAGGAGGATTCTCTCCAAGAGGATTTTCAATTGAAGCTGATGATGTTAATTTGAAAAAGATTCAAGGTTACAAAGATCTTTTTGAGCCTTATTTGGTGCACAGTTTTACAATTGGTCATGCAGGTTCTGATATTAATCATTTGACTTCGCAAGCTATTGTTAAAGCAGGTTTGAAACCAGATTCTCAGCGTTATTTTGATTATCACCACGCTGCAAATGATAAATTTGATGCAATCAATAAAAGAGAATTAGAGCTTGGAGCTGCAACAATGACTACATTAATGTATTTATTAGACCAAAACGGAATCGAGACTAAAAAAGCAAATTAA
- a CDS encoding discoidin domain-containing protein, whose translation MKKIYKQLTPILFSMLFGSTLLAQNSGKTEWFEPSRPATTYCNPINIGYNFTTHNHNGIPESRRSSADPVIITYKGEYYLFATNQAGFFWSKDMSDWNFVYGSFQRQPGDDDQCAPAAWVVNDTLFYVGSTWKRDHPIWKTADPKSGRWTRHVDKAMLPTWDPAIFQDDDKKVYMYYGSSGKLPLVGVEVDYNTWLPKGNQADYATLYKATEVEDIQKPYGQIKEVAILDPSAHGWERFGPNNDMEPAPWGNFIEGAWMTKHNGKYYMQYGAPATEFKGYANGVHVGDNPLGPFTYQKHNPMSYKPGGFVIGAGHGNTFADNYGNYWNTGTCKISIKDRFERRIDMFPAGFDKDDVMYSITAYGDFPIVLPTSERDQTKGASSGWMLLSYKKPVTVSSSEECMEVETHRMDNGGKKVYEKFCYGPENLTDENIQTYWSAKTSNPGEWLQMDLGRQMEINALQINYADHKATQFNKAMDIYYQYKIFMSDDAQNWTLVVDKSKNDKDAPHDYVELSKSIKARYIKMENIHNASGLFAISDFRVFGNGLAAKPKPVASFKVDRNKADSRNAMISWKKQTDAIGYNIYYGIAPNKLYNSIMVYGDNTYDFRGLDKGTKYYFTIEPFNENGIGTKNKIIEVK comes from the coding sequence ATGAAAAAGATATATAAACAACTTACGCCGATTTTGTTTTCGATGCTTTTCGGAAGTACTCTTTTGGCACAAAATTCTGGTAAAACCGAATGGTTTGAACCTAGCAGACCCGCAACAACATATTGTAATCCGATAAATATTGGGTACAATTTTACTACTCATAATCACAACGGAATTCCAGAATCACGCCGTTCGAGCGCCGATCCTGTAATTATTACCTATAAAGGCGAATATTATTTATTTGCTACCAATCAAGCAGGTTTCTTTTGGAGTAAAGACATGTCCGACTGGAATTTTGTTTACGGAAGTTTTCAAAGACAGCCGGGCGACGATGACCAGTGTGCTCCTGCGGCTTGGGTTGTTAACGACACATTATTTTATGTTGGTTCAACTTGGAAAAGAGATCATCCGATTTGGAAAACAGCTGATCCAAAATCAGGTAGATGGACACGCCATGTAGATAAAGCAATGCTTCCAACTTGGGATCCTGCAATTTTTCAGGACGATGATAAAAAAGTATACATGTACTACGGTTCAAGCGGAAAATTACCACTTGTTGGAGTAGAAGTTGATTATAATACTTGGCTTCCAAAAGGAAATCAGGCTGATTATGCAACTTTGTATAAAGCGACAGAAGTAGAGGATATTCAGAAACCATACGGACAAATTAAAGAAGTTGCCATTTTAGATCCTTCGGCTCACGGATGGGAACGTTTTGGGCCAAATAATGATATGGAACCTGCACCTTGGGGAAATTTTATTGAAGGTGCTTGGATGACGAAACATAATGGAAAATATTATATGCAATACGGAGCTCCTGCAACCGAGTTTAAAGGTTATGCAAATGGAGTTCATGTTGGAGATAATCCGTTAGGGCCATTTACGTATCAAAAACACAATCCGATGTCATATAAACCAGGCGGATTTGTAATTGGAGCTGGACACGGAAATACTTTTGCCGATAATTATGGAAATTACTGGAATACTGGAACATGCAAAATTTCTATTAAAGATCGTTTCGAACGTCGTATAGATATGTTTCCAGCAGGATTTGATAAAGATGATGTAATGTATTCTATTACCGCTTATGGAGATTTCCCAATTGTATTGCCAACAAGCGAGCGTGATCAGACAAAAGGAGCTTCATCTGGATGGATGTTACTTTCGTATAAAAAGCCTGTTACTGTTTCTTCTTCTGAGGAATGTATGGAAGTGGAAACGCATAGAATGGATAACGGAGGAAAAAAAGTATATGAGAAGTTTTGTTACGGACCAGAAAATTTGACAGATGAAAATATTCAAACCTATTGGTCTGCAAAAACAAGTAATCCAGGCGAATGGCTTCAAATGGATTTAGGACGTCAAATGGAAATAAATGCTTTGCAGATTAATTACGCAGACCATAAAGCGACGCAGTTTAATAAAGCAATGGATATTTATTATCAATATAAAATATTCATGTCAGATGATGCTCAAAATTGGACTTTGGTGGTAGATAAATCTAAAAATGATAAAGATGCACCACATGATTATGTAGAGCTTTCAAAATCGATTAAAGCGCGTTACATTAAAATGGAGAACATTCACAATGCATCAGGCTTGTTTGCTATTTCTGATTTCAGAGTTTTTGGAAATGGATTGGCTGCAAAACCAAAACCTGTAGCTTCTTTTAAGGTAGACAGAAATAAAGCAGATTCTAGAAATGCTATGATTTCATGGAAAAAACAGACAGATGCAATTGGTTACAATATTTATTACGGAATTGCTCCTAATAAATTGTATAACAGTATTATGGTTTACGGTGACAATACATACGATTTTAGAGGTTTGGATAAAGGCACAAAATATTATTTCACAATAGAGCCTTTTAATGAAAACGGAATTGGAACAAAAAATAAGATTATTGAAGTAAAATAA
- a CDS encoding PsbP-related protein: MKLFLNFIAILFVTFVFGQHKSEDTSGKLYISEKKYSLLFPYNWHLQQSDSLQKKFMLLSEKSSANDNFIENVSLRISDLGYTGVKAKTVKKIIDKRFGVSSEIISNRKVVKNGLHGQEIVYKQLMSNGVFGTILQYYFIKDRDLYILTFCSKSEEYLSYMPVFQYMYENFDIR, translated from the coding sequence TTGAAGCTGTTTTTAAATTTTATCGCGATCTTATTTGTAACATTCGTATTTGGACAGCATAAATCTGAAGACACCTCTGGGAAATTATATATAAGCGAAAAAAAATATTCGTTATTATTTCCTTATAACTGGCATCTTCAACAATCAGATTCTTTGCAAAAGAAGTTTATGCTTTTAAGCGAAAAAAGTTCGGCAAATGATAATTTTATTGAAAATGTAAGTTTACGGATTTCTGATCTTGGATATACAGGAGTTAAAGCAAAAACAGTAAAAAAGATAATTGATAAAAGATTCGGAGTAAGCAGCGAAATTATTTCTAATCGAAAGGTTGTAAAAAACGGTTTACACGGTCAAGAAATTGTTTACAAGCAATTAATGAGTAATGGTGTTTTCGGTACTATTTTGCAATACTATTTTATTAAAGATCGAGATTTATACATACTTACCTTTTGCAGTAAAAGTGAAGAGTACTTGTCTTATATGCCCGTTTTTCAATACATGTATGAGAATTTTGATATAAGATAA
- a CDS encoding 2-dehydro-3-deoxyphosphooctonate aldolase encodes MKKIAFLIVLLISVSSCVSTKSTLKNVDDNAPDLILKKDNTFAITQFAKDKKYGYDPDYPINIFFQNTNNEALNETRFLNALAGPNGEKITYSRLETCCPFPTKRSNMGAGFLNVYELKWEGQKKPIKLYLNIYEKGILMVPLGLRLK; translated from the coding sequence ATGAAAAAAATAGCTTTTTTAATTGTTTTATTAATCAGTGTTTCTTCTTGCGTAAGCACAAAATCGACTTTAAAGAATGTCGACGATAACGCACCTGATTTGATTCTAAAAAAGGACAATACTTTTGCTATAACGCAATTTGCTAAAGATAAAAAGTACGGTTATGATCCTGATTATCCAATTAATATCTTTTTTCAAAACACAAATAACGAAGCTCTAAACGAAACTCGTTTCTTAAACGCTTTGGCTGGCCCAAATGGCGAAAAAATAACGTATTCCAGATTAGAAACGTGCTGCCCTTTCCCAACTAAAAGAAGTAATATGGGCGCTGGATTTTTGAATGTTTACGAGTTAAAATGGGAAGGACAGAAAAAACCGATAAAACTGTATTTGAATATTTATGAAAAAGGGATTTTAATGGTTCCTCTAGGTTTGAGGCTGAAATAA
- a CDS encoding YiiX family permuted papain-like enzyme, whose amino-acid sequence MKFKKYLFPIITFIISFGCALFVAIKVFPNNPFTGAKEEKMVASKFKDGDLIFQTSESKQCEAVRIATNSKFSHCGIIYDINGNWFVFEAVQPVKLTPLEDWIKHGKDSKYVVKRLKDENALSPQVLQKMKDYSQQFDGKEYDAYFEWTDNRIYCSELIWKIYKNAAGIELSKLRELKDFNLQDPRVQKILKERYGNDIPLEEKVVAPSDIAESNILKTVVDTY is encoded by the coding sequence ATGAAATTCAAAAAATATCTATTCCCGATCATTACTTTTATCATCAGCTTTGGCTGTGCCTTGTTTGTGGCTATAAAAGTTTTTCCGAACAATCCGTTTACTGGAGCCAAAGAAGAAAAAATGGTGGCAAGCAAGTTTAAGGATGGTGATCTAATTTTTCAAACCTCAGAATCTAAACAATGTGAAGCCGTTCGAATTGCAACTAATTCGAAATTCTCACATTGCGGCATTATTTACGATATTAACGGAAATTGGTTTGTTTTTGAAGCCGTTCAGCCAGTAAAACTTACTCCACTTGAAGATTGGATTAAACACGGAAAAGACAGCAAATATGTCGTAAAAAGGTTAAAAGACGAAAATGCTTTAAGTCCGCAAGTTTTGCAAAAAATGAAAGATTACAGTCAGCAATTTGACGGTAAAGAATACGATGCCTATTTTGAATGGACTGACAACAGAATATATTGCTCTGAATTGATTTGGAAGATTTATAAAAACGCTGCAGGAATCGAATTGTCTAAACTTAGAGAGTTGAAAGATTTTAATTTGCAAGATCCGAGAGTTCAGAAAATACTAAAAGAGCGTTATGGCAATGATATTCCATTAGAAGAAAAAGTCGTTGCTCCTTCTGATATTGCCGAATCTAATATATTAAAAACAGTAGTAGACACTTACTAA
- the kdsA gene encoding 3-deoxy-8-phosphooctulonate synthase, with protein MNLQHIPQIKHTDSGNFFLLAGPCAIEGEEMALRIAEKLVGITDNLQIPYVFKGSFKKANRSRIDSFSGIGDEKALKILRKVSETFHVPTVTDIHTNEDADMAAQYVDVLQIPAFLVRQTDLVVAAANTGKTVNLKKGQFMSPESMKHAVQKVLDCNNENVMVTDRGTMFGYQDMIVDFRGIPTMQQYASTVLDVTHSLQQPNQTAGVTGGRPDMIETVAKAGIAVGVDGIFIETHFDPANAKSDGANMLHLDYFEGLMNKLVAIRKTVNSF; from the coding sequence ATGAACTTACAACATATTCCACAAATTAAGCATACTGACAGCGGAAATTTCTTTTTATTAGCAGGACCTTGCGCTATTGAAGGAGAAGAAATGGCTCTTAGAATTGCTGAAAAATTAGTTGGTATTACCGACAATCTTCAGATTCCTTATGTATTTAAAGGATCTTTCAAAAAAGCAAACCGTTCTAGAATCGATAGTTTTTCTGGAATTGGTGACGAAAAAGCATTAAAAATCTTAAGAAAAGTTTCTGAAACTTTTCACGTTCCGACTGTAACAGATATTCACACCAATGAAGATGCTGATATGGCTGCACAATATGTAGATGTATTGCAAATTCCTGCTTTCTTAGTTCGTCAAACTGATCTTGTTGTAGCTGCTGCCAACACAGGAAAAACCGTAAACTTGAAAAAAGGACAATTTATGAGCCCAGAAAGCATGAAACATGCTGTTCAAAAAGTTTTAGACTGTAATAACGAGAATGTTATGGTTACAGATCGCGGTACTATGTTTGGCTACCAAGACATGATTGTAGATTTTAGAGGAATTCCTACTATGCAACAATATGCTTCTACAGTTCTAGACGTAACGCATTCACTTCAACAACCAAATCAAACTGCTGGAGTTACAGGCGGAAGACCTGACATGATCGAAACAGTAGCAAAAGCGGGTATCGCAGTTGGTGTTGATGGTATTTTTATCGAAACGCATTTTGATCCTGCTAACGCAAAAAGTGATGGTGCTAATATGCTTCATTTAGACTATTTTGAAGGTTTGATGAACAAATTAGTAGCTATTAGAAAAACAGTTAACTCATTTTAA
- a CDS encoding lysoplasmalogenase: MRNSFFFKIYVAFSIIYLIILLFGYERFDLFLKPILIPIIGFGAYFYRKFPTQNILLAALALSWLGDVILLFTDLGEIYFILGLVFFLTAHIVYCVLFNKQKRIRKKQNKPLFIFGSVFIACYLIGMVSVLMPYLGELEIPVSIYASVISIMLLFAFNGFLVWEKPGNKLVFLGAIFFIISDSILAVNKFYAPIPKSSFFIMLTYLLAQYLIVVGTLRLNPKTTEQAV, from the coding sequence ATGAGAAACTCATTTTTTTTTAAAATTTATGTAGCATTTAGTATAATTTATCTCATTATTCTGCTCTTTGGCTACGAACGTTTCGACCTTTTTCTTAAACCCATCCTAATACCAATTATTGGGTTTGGGGCTTACTTTTACAGGAAATTTCCAACTCAAAATATTTTATTGGCCGCACTTGCGCTTTCTTGGCTTGGAGATGTCATTTTGCTTTTTACTGATCTTGGTGAAATTTATTTTATTTTAGGGCTTGTATTTTTCTTAACGGCACATATTGTCTATTGCGTTCTTTTTAATAAACAGAAAAGAATCAGAAAAAAACAAAACAAACCGCTTTTTATATTTGGAAGTGTCTTTATTGCATGCTACTTAATTGGAATGGTTTCTGTTTTAATGCCTTATTTAGGAGAACTTGAAATTCCTGTTTCCATTTATGCTTCTGTGATTTCAATTATGCTTTTATTTGCTTTCAACGGATTTCTGGTATGGGAAAAACCAGGAAATAAGCTTGTATTTTTAGGCGCCATTTTCTTTATTATTTCTGATAGCATTTTGGCGGTGAATAAATTTTATGCTCCCATTCCTAAAAGTTCCTTTTTTATTATGCTGACTTATCTTCTGGCACAATATCTGATTGTAGTTGGTACTTTAAGACTAAATCCAAAAACAACAGAACAAGCAGTTTAA
- the bglX gene encoding beta-glucosidase BglX produces the protein MKNKLVLLFLGCAVLGYAQKKPAKNTVKIKPKSEFVAELMSKMTLDEKLGQLNLPTSGDITTGQANSSNVAKNIAEGKVGGLFNIKSVQKIKEVQKIAVEKSRLKIPLLFGMDVIHGYETTFPIPLGLSCTWDMGLIERSAQIAAKEASADGINWTFSPMVDISRDPRWGRVSEGSGEDPYLGSQIAKAMVNGYQQHDLTKNNSILACVKHFALYGAPEGGRDYNTVDMSHIRMFNDYFPPYKAAVDAGVGSVMASFNEVDGIPATGNKWLMTDVLRKQWGFKGFVVTDFTGIPEMIPHGMGDLQQVSALALNAGVEMDMVGEGFLGTLKKSLDEGKVKIETIDNAVKLILEAKYDLGLFQDPYKYCDEKRAKTEIFTTDSRKEARDIAAQSLVLLKNQNQLLPLKKSGTIGLIGPLADAKENMPGTWSVATKMENAVSLLRGIKEVAGTGTKVLYAKGSNLDYDETFETNATMFGKTLHRDARTKEELLAEALKVAEQSDVIVAALGESAEMSGESSSRTNLEIPQAQKDLLNALLKTGKPVVLVLFDGRPLVITDEEKTVPAILNVWFAGTEAGCAIADVLFGDVNPSGKLTSTFPRSVGQLPIYYAHKNTGRPLSNTEGKFEKFRSNYIDERNEPLFPFGFGLSYTNFDYSNLKISSDKMDSNGKLKVTVDVTNTGNFDGKETVQLYIRDLVGSVTRPVRELKGFQKIALKKGEKQTVSFDITVEDLKFYNSDLQFVAEPGQFDIFVGGNSNADKKVSFELTK, from the coding sequence ATGAAAAACAAATTAGTCTTACTTTTTTTAGGATGCGCTGTTTTGGGTTATGCTCAAAAAAAGCCAGCTAAAAATACAGTGAAAATTAAACCAAAGTCTGAATTTGTGGCGGAATTAATGTCAAAAATGACTTTAGACGAGAAATTGGGTCAGTTAAACTTGCCAACATCTGGTGATATTACCACTGGGCAGGCAAACAGCTCAAATGTGGCAAAAAATATTGCTGAAGGAAAAGTGGGCGGTTTGTTCAACATTAAATCAGTTCAAAAAATTAAAGAAGTACAGAAAATTGCGGTTGAAAAAAGCCGTTTAAAAATTCCGTTGCTTTTTGGTATGGATGTTATTCACGGTTACGAAACAACATTCCCAATTCCGTTAGGATTATCTTGTACTTGGGATATGGGTTTAATTGAAAGAAGTGCTCAAATCGCTGCAAAAGAAGCAAGTGCAGACGGTATCAACTGGACATTCTCTCCAATGGTAGACATTTCTCGTGATCCAAGATGGGGAAGAGTTTCTGAAGGTTCAGGAGAAGATCCATATTTAGGAAGCCAAATTGCAAAAGCAATGGTTAATGGTTACCAACAGCACGATCTTACTAAAAATAACTCAATCTTAGCTTGTGTTAAACACTTTGCATTATATGGTGCTCCAGAAGGAGGACGTGATTACAACACAGTTGATATGAGCCACATCAGAATGTTTAATGATTATTTTCCTCCTTACAAAGCTGCAGTTGATGCAGGTGTAGGTTCGGTTATGGCTTCTTTCAACGAAGTTGACGGAATTCCAGCAACTGGAAACAAATGGTTAATGACAGATGTTTTAAGAAAACAATGGGGTTTCAAAGGTTTTGTAGTAACAGATTTTACGGGAATTCCTGAAATGATTCCTCACGGAATGGGCGATTTACAGCAAGTTTCAGCTTTAGCATTAAACGCTGGAGTTGAAATGGATATGGTTGGAGAAGGTTTCTTAGGAACTTTGAAAAAATCTTTAGATGAAGGAAAAGTAAAAATCGAAACAATCGATAACGCTGTAAAACTTATTTTAGAAGCAAAATATGATTTAGGATTATTCCAAGATCCATATAAATATTGTGACGAGAAGAGAGCAAAAACTGAAATCTTTACAACAGATAGCAGAAAAGAAGCACGTGATATTGCAGCTCAATCTTTAGTTTTATTAAAAAACCAAAATCAGTTGTTGCCTCTTAAAAAATCTGGAACAATTGGTTTAATCGGACCATTGGCAGATGCTAAAGAAAACATGCCAGGAACTTGGAGTGTGGCTACAAAAATGGAAAATGCTGTTTCATTATTGAGAGGTATCAAAGAAGTAGCTGGAACAGGAACTAAAGTTTTATACGCAAAAGGAAGCAATTTAGATTACGATGAAACTTTTGAAACTAATGCGACAATGTTCGGTAAAACGTTACACCGTGATGCTCGTACAAAAGAAGAATTATTAGCAGAAGCTTTAAAAGTAGCTGAGCAGTCAGATGTAATTGTGGCAGCTTTAGGAGAATCTGCAGAGATGAGCGGTGAATCTAGCAGCCGTACAAACTTAGAAATTCCACAAGCGCAAAAAGATTTATTAAACGCTTTATTAAAAACTGGAAAACCAGTTGTTTTAGTTTTATTTGACGGACGTCCGTTAGTAATTACAGACGAAGAAAAAACAGTTCCTGCAATTTTGAATGTTTGGTTCGCAGGTACAGAAGCTGGTTGCGCTATTGCTGATGTTTTATTTGGAGATGTTAATCCTTCAGGAAAATTAACTTCAACTTTCCCAAGAAGCGTTGGACAATTGCCAATTTACTACGCGCACAAAAATACAGGAAGACCACTTTCTAACACAGAAGGGAAATTCGAGAAATTTAGATCAAATTATATTGACGAAAGAAACGAGCCATTATTCCCATTCGGATTTGGTTTAAGCTATACCAATTTTGATTATTCAAACTTGAAAATTTCTTCCGATAAGATGGATTCAAACGGAAAATTGAAAGTAACTGTTGATGTAACAAACACTGGAAATTTTGACGGAAAAGAAACAGTTCAATTGTACATTAGAGATTTAGTTGGTTCAGTAACAAGACCAGTTAGAGAATTGAAGGGTTTCCAAAAAATAGCACTTAAAAAAGGTGAAAAACAGACAGTGAGTTTTGATATTACTGTTGAAGATTTAAAGTTTTATAACTCTGATTTACAATTCGTAGCAGAGCCAGGGCAGTTTGATATTTTCGTTGGAGGAAATTCAAACGCCGATAAGAAAGTTAGTTTTGAGTTAACTAAATAG